Proteins encoded in a region of the Zea mays cultivar B73 chromosome 2, Zm-B73-REFERENCE-NAM-5.0, whole genome shotgun sequence genome:
- the LOC103646503 gene encoding pentatricopeptide repeat-containing protein At4g13650 isoform X2 — MTCREVAASLHRSLAKFIVPDNPEKILSLVAAKASHHRALGSADLTCALQACRGRGNRWPLVLEIHATSVVRGLGADRLIGNLLIDLYAKNGLVWQARQVFKELSSRDHVSWVAMLSGYAQRGLGKEAFRLYSQMHWTAVIPTPYVLSSVLSACTKGKLFAQGRMIHAQVYKQAFCSETFVGNALIALYLGFGSFKLAERVFCDMLFCDRVTFNTLISGHAQCGHGECALQIFDEMQLSGLRPDCVTVASLLAACASVGDLQKGKQLHSYLLKAAHDIFNLGDRTNVVLWNLMLVAYGQISDLAKSFEIFGQMQATGIHPNKFTYPCILRTCTCTGQIELGEQIHSLSIKNGFESDMYVSGVLIDMYSKYRCLDKARKILEMLEKRDVVSWTSMIAGYVQHDFCEEALATFKEMQDCGVWPDNIGLASAASACAGIKAMRQGLQIHARVYVSGYAADISIWNTLVNLYARCGRSEEAFSLFREIDHKDEITWNGLISGFGQSRLYEQALMVFMKMSQAGAKYNVFTFISAISALANLADIKQGKQVHGRAVKTGHTSETEVANALISLYGKCGSIEDAKMIFSEMSLRNEVSWNTIITSCSQHGRGLEALDLFDQMKQEGLKPNDVTFIGVLAACSHVGLVEEGLSYFKSMSNVYGLNPIPDHYACVVDILGRAGQLDRARRFVDEMPITANAMIWRTLLSACKVHKNIEIGELAAKHLLELEPHDSASYVLLSNAYAVTGKWANRDQVRKMMKDRGIRKEPGRSWIEVKNAVHAFFVGDRLHPLSDQIYKFLSELNDRLSKIGYKQENPNLFHEKEQEQKDPTAFVHSEKLAVAFGLMTLPPCIPLRVIKNLRVCDDCHSWMKFTSEVTRREIVLRDVYRFHHFNSGSCSCGDYW, encoded by the exons ATGACATGCCGGGAAGTGGCAGCCTCGCTGCACCGATCGCTTGCCAAGTTTATCGTGCCtgacaacccagagaaaatcctgTCGCTTGTCGCTGCCAAGGCAAGCCATCATAGAGCTCTTGGCTCTGCGGACCTCACATGTGCCCTGCAGGCATGCAGGGGGCGAGGCAACCGATGGCCGCTTGTGCTGGAGATCCACGCGACATCAGTCGTGCGTGGGCTTGGGGCTGACCGCCTTATAGGCAACTTGCTGATCGATCTGTATGCAAAGAATGGGCTCGTGTGGCAGGCACGGCAGGTATTCAAGGAGCTTTCTTCCAGGGACCATGTCTCATGGGTTGCCATGCTGTCAGGGTATGCACAGCGTGGTCTTGGAAAGGAAGCTTTCAGGCTTTACAGCCAGATGCATTGGACTGCTGTTATTCCTACGCCATATGTTCTGTCTAGTGTGCTGAGTGCTTGCACTAAAGGAAAACTTTTTGCTCAAGGTCGGATGATCCATGCCCAAGTTTACAAGCAAGCATTCTGTTCGGAGACCTTTGTGGGCAATGCACTTATTGCACTTTACTTAGGATTTGGATCCTTTAAGCTAGCAGAAAGGGTATTTTGTGACATGCTGTTCTGTGATCGAGTGACATTCAATACATTGATCTCAGGACATGCTCAATGTGGACATGGTGAGTGTGCTTTGCAGATTTTTGATGAGATGCAGTTGTCAGGGCTCAGGCCTGATTGTGTGACAGTTGCCAGTCTGCTTGCAGCCTGTGCTTCTGTGGGAGATCTTCAAAAGGGGAAGCAACTCCATTCATATTTACTAAAAGCAG CACATGATATCTTCAATCTGGGTGATAGGACAAACGTGGTACTGTGGAATTTAATGCTTGTGGCATATGGGCAGATTAGTGATCTAGCAAAATCTTTTGAAATCTTTGGTCAGATGCAAGCTACAGGTATACACCCCAACAAATTCACCTACCCGTGCATTTTGAGGACTTGCACTTGCACTGGGCAAATTGAACTTGGAGAGCAGATTCATTCATTAAGCATAAAAAATGGATTCGAATCTGATATGTATGTTAGTGGTGTCTTGATAGATATGTATTCTAAATACAGATGTCTTGATAAAGCTCGAAAAATTCTGGAAATGCTTGAAAAAAGAGATGTGGTTTCTTGGACCTCAATGATTGCTGGATATGTGCAGCATGACTTTTGTGAAGAGGCTCTTGCAACATTCAAAGAAATGCAGGACTGTGGAGTTTGGCCAGATAACATAGGACTGGCTAGTGCTGCAAGTGCTTGTGCTGGGATCAAAGCAATGCGCCAGGGCCTGCAGATTCATGCTCGGGTTTATGTCTCTGGTTATGCAGCTGATATTTCAATTTGGAACACGTTGGTAAACCTGTATGCAAGATGTGGAAGAAGTGAAGAAGCTTTCTCTTTGTTTCGGGAAATTGATCACAAGGATGAGATCACATGGAATGGATTGATATCAGGTTTTGGACAAAGTCGTCTTTATGAACAAGCTCTCATGGTATTCATGAAGATGAGTCAAGCAGGTGCCAAGTACAATGTGTTCACATTTATTTCCGCTATTAGCGCTTTAGCTAACCTTGCAgatataaaacaaggaaaacaagTACATGGTAGAGCTGTTAAGACAGGGCACACCTCTGAAACTGAAGTTGCCAATGCTTTGATTTCACTATATGGAAAGTGTGGCAGTATTGAAGATGCCAAGATGATCTTTTCTGAAATGTCACTGAGGAATGAGGTTTCATGGAATACTATCATAACAAGTTGTTCACAGCATGGACGTGGACTAGAAGCtttggatttatttgatcagatgaagcAAGAAGGTCTGAAACCAAATGATGTCACCTTCATAGGTGTTTTAGCTGCTTGCAGTCATGTGGGTTTGGTTGAGGAAGGCCTTAGTTACTTCAAATCCATGTCTAATGTGTATGGACTTAATCCAATACCTGACCATTATGCCTGTGTTGTGGATATTCTTGGACGAGCAGGCCAACTTGACCGTGCAAGGAGATTTGTTGATGAAATGCCTATCACTGCTAATGCAATGATTTGGCGAACACTTCTCAGTGCGTGTAAAGTACACAAGAACATCGAAATTGGGGAGCTTGCAGCCAAACATCTCCTGGAGTTAGAGCCCCATGATTCAGCATCATATGTCCTCCTATCAAATGCATATGCTGTTACTGGGAAGTGGGCCAACAGGGATCAGGTCAGAAAGATGATGAAAGACAGAGGAATTAGAAAAGAACCAGGTCGAAGCTGGATTGAAGTAAAGAATGCAGTCCATGCATTCTTTGTTGGTGATCGGTTGCACCCCTTGTCCGATCAGATATACAAGTTTTTGTCTGAGCTAAATGATAGGTTATCCAAAATAGGATACAAGCAAGAGAACCCTAATTTGTTTCATGAAAAAGAGCAAGAGCAGAAAGACCCTACTGCTTTTGTCCATAGTGAGAAGTTAGCTGTTGCTTTTGGGTTAATGACTTTGCCTCCTTGTATTCCTCTTCGAGTGATTAAGAACCTTCGTGTATGTGATGACTGCCACAGTTGGATGAAATTTACCTCTGAAGTCACAAGAAGAGAAATTGTATTACGAGATGTGTACAGATTTCACCATTTTAACAGTGGCAGCTGTTCATGTGGAGATTACTGGTGA
- the LOC103646503 gene encoding pentatricopeptide repeat-containing protein At4g13650 isoform X5 gives MWTCLCFCGRSSKGEATPFIFTKSRTNVVLWNLMLVAYGQISDLAKSFEIFGQMQATGIHPNKFTYPCILRTCTCTGQIELGEQIHSLSIKNGFESDMYVSGVLIDMYSKYRCLDKARKILEMLEKRDVVSWTSMIAGYVQHDFCEEALATFKEMQDCGVWPDNIGLASAASACAGIKAMRQGLQIHARVYVSGYAADISIWNTLVNLYARCGRSEEAFSLFREIDHKDEITWNGLISGFGQSRLYEQALMVFMKMSQAGAKYNVFTFISAISALANLADIKQGKQVHGRAVKTGHTSETEVANALISLYGKCGSIEDAKMIFSEMSLRNEVSWNTIITSCSQHGRGLEALDLFDQMKQEGLKPNDVTFIGVLAACSHVGLVEEGLSYFKSMSNVYGLNPIPDHYACVVDILGRAGQLDRARRFVDEMPITANAMIWRTLLSACKVHKNIEIGELAAKHLLELEPHDSASYVLLSNAYAVTGKWANRDQVRKMMKDRGIRKEPGRSWIEVKNAVHAFFVGDRLHPLSDQIYKFLSELNDRLSKIGYKQENPNLFHEKEQEQKDPTAFVHSEKLAVAFGLMTLPPCIPLRVIKNLRVCDDCHSWMKFTSEVTRREIVLRDVYRFHHFNSGSCSCGDYW, from the exons ATGTGGACATG CCTGTGCTTCTGTGGGAGATCTTCAAAAGGGGAAGCAACTCCATTCATATTTACTAAAAGCAG GACAAACGTGGTACTGTGGAATTTAATGCTTGTGGCATATGGGCAGATTAGTGATCTAGCAAAATCTTTTGAAATCTTTGGTCAGATGCAAGCTACAGGTATACACCCCAACAAATTCACCTACCCGTGCATTTTGAGGACTTGCACTTGCACTGGGCAAATTGAACTTGGAGAGCAGATTCATTCATTAAGCATAAAAAATGGATTCGAATCTGATATGTATGTTAGTGGTGTCTTGATAGATATGTATTCTAAATACAGATGTCTTGATAAAGCTCGAAAAATTCTGGAAATGCTTGAAAAAAGAGATGTGGTTTCTTGGACCTCAATGATTGCTGGATATGTGCAGCATGACTTTTGTGAAGAGGCTCTTGCAACATTCAAAGAAATGCAGGACTGTGGAGTTTGGCCAGATAACATAGGACTGGCTAGTGCTGCAAGTGCTTGTGCTGGGATCAAAGCAATGCGCCAGGGCCTGCAGATTCATGCTCGGGTTTATGTCTCTGGTTATGCAGCTGATATTTCAATTTGGAACACGTTGGTAAACCTGTATGCAAGATGTGGAAGAAGTGAAGAAGCTTTCTCTTTGTTTCGGGAAATTGATCACAAGGATGAGATCACATGGAATGGATTGATATCAGGTTTTGGACAAAGTCGTCTTTATGAACAAGCTCTCATGGTATTCATGAAGATGAGTCAAGCAGGTGCCAAGTACAATGTGTTCACATTTATTTCCGCTATTAGCGCTTTAGCTAACCTTGCAgatataaaacaaggaaaacaagTACATGGTAGAGCTGTTAAGACAGGGCACACCTCTGAAACTGAAGTTGCCAATGCTTTGATTTCACTATATGGAAAGTGTGGCAGTATTGAAGATGCCAAGATGATCTTTTCTGAAATGTCACTGAGGAATGAGGTTTCATGGAATACTATCATAACAAGTTGTTCACAGCATGGACGTGGACTAGAAGCtttggatttatttgatcagatgaagcAAGAAGGTCTGAAACCAAATGATGTCACCTTCATAGGTGTTTTAGCTGCTTGCAGTCATGTGGGTTTGGTTGAGGAAGGCCTTAGTTACTTCAAATCCATGTCTAATGTGTATGGACTTAATCCAATACCTGACCATTATGCCTGTGTTGTGGATATTCTTGGACGAGCAGGCCAACTTGACCGTGCAAGGAGATTTGTTGATGAAATGCCTATCACTGCTAATGCAATGATTTGGCGAACACTTCTCAGTGCGTGTAAAGTACACAAGAACATCGAAATTGGGGAGCTTGCAGCCAAACATCTCCTGGAGTTAGAGCCCCATGATTCAGCATCATATGTCCTCCTATCAAATGCATATGCTGTTACTGGGAAGTGGGCCAACAGGGATCAGGTCAGAAAGATGATGAAAGACAGAGGAATTAGAAAAGAACCAGGTCGAAGCTGGATTGAAGTAAAGAATGCAGTCCATGCATTCTTTGTTGGTGATCGGTTGCACCCCTTGTCCGATCAGATATACAAGTTTTTGTCTGAGCTAAATGATAGGTTATCCAAAATAGGATACAAGCAAGAGAACCCTAATTTGTTTCATGAAAAAGAGCAAGAGCAGAAAGACCCTACTGCTTTTGTCCATAGTGAGAAGTTAGCTGTTGCTTTTGGGTTAATGACTTTGCCTCCTTGTATTCCTCTTCGAGTGATTAAGAACCTTCGTGTATGTGATGACTGCCACAGTTGGATGAAATTTACCTCTGAAGTCACAAGAAGAGAAATTGTATTACGAGATGTGTACAGATTTCACCATTTTAACAGTGGCAGCTGTTCATGTGGAGATTACTGGTGA
- the LOC103646503 gene encoding pentatricopeptide repeat-containing protein At4g13650 isoform X4: MTCREVAASLHRSLAKFIVPDNPEKILSLVAAKASHHRALGSADLTCALQACRGRGNRWPLVLEIHATSVVRGLGADRLIGNLLIDLYAKNGLVWQARQVFKELSSRDHVSWVAMLSGYAQRGLGKEAFRLYSQMHWTAVIPTPYVLSSVLSACTKGKLFAQGRMIHAQVYKQAFCSETFVGNALIALYLGFGSFKLAERVFCDMLFCDRVTFNTLISGHAQCGHACASVGDLQKGKQLHSYLLKAAHDIFNLGDRTNVVLWNLMLVAYGQISDLAKSFEIFGQMQATGIHPNKFTYPCILRTCTCTGQIELGEQIHSLSIKNGFESDMYVSGVLIDMYSKYRCLDKARKILEMLEKRDVVSWTSMIAGYVQHDFCEEALATFKEMQDCGVWPDNIGLASAASACAGIKAMRQGLQIHARVYVSGYAADISIWNTLVNLYARCGRSEEAFSLFREIDHKDEITWNGLISGFGQSRLYEQALMVFMKMSQAGAKYNVFTFISAISALANLADIKQGKQVHGRAVKTGHTSETEVANALISLYGKCGSIEDAKMIFSEMSLRNEVSWNTIITSCSQHGRGLEALDLFDQMKQEGLKPNDVTFIGVLAACSHVGLVEEGLSYFKSMSNVYGLNPIPDHYACVVDILGRAGQLDRARRFVDEMPITANAMIWRTLLSACKVHKNIEIGELAAKHLLELEPHDSASYVLLSNAYAVTGKWANRDQVRKMMKDRGIRKEPGRSWIEVKNAVHAFFVGDRLHPLSDQIYKFLSELNDRLSKIGYKQENPNLFHEKEQEQKDPTAFVHSEKLAVAFGLMTLPPCIPLRVIKNLRVCDDCHSWMKFTSEVTRREIVLRDVYRFHHFNSGSCSCGDYW; encoded by the exons ATGACATGCCGGGAAGTGGCAGCCTCGCTGCACCGATCGCTTGCCAAGTTTATCGTGCCtgacaacccagagaaaatcctgTCGCTTGTCGCTGCCAAGGCAAGCCATCATAGAGCTCTTGGCTCTGCGGACCTCACATGTGCCCTGCAGGCATGCAGGGGGCGAGGCAACCGATGGCCGCTTGTGCTGGAGATCCACGCGACATCAGTCGTGCGTGGGCTTGGGGCTGACCGCCTTATAGGCAACTTGCTGATCGATCTGTATGCAAAGAATGGGCTCGTGTGGCAGGCACGGCAGGTATTCAAGGAGCTTTCTTCCAGGGACCATGTCTCATGGGTTGCCATGCTGTCAGGGTATGCACAGCGTGGTCTTGGAAAGGAAGCTTTCAGGCTTTACAGCCAGATGCATTGGACTGCTGTTATTCCTACGCCATATGTTCTGTCTAGTGTGCTGAGTGCTTGCACTAAAGGAAAACTTTTTGCTCAAGGTCGGATGATCCATGCCCAAGTTTACAAGCAAGCATTCTGTTCGGAGACCTTTGTGGGCAATGCACTTATTGCACTTTACTTAGGATTTGGATCCTTTAAGCTAGCAGAAAGGGTATTTTGTGACATGCTGTTCTGTGATCGAGTGACATTCAATACATTGATCTCAGGACATGCTCAATGTGGACATG CCTGTGCTTCTGTGGGAGATCTTCAAAAGGGGAAGCAACTCCATTCATATTTACTAAAAGCAG CACATGATATCTTCAATCTGGGTGATAGGACAAACGTGGTACTGTGGAATTTAATGCTTGTGGCATATGGGCAGATTAGTGATCTAGCAAAATCTTTTGAAATCTTTGGTCAGATGCAAGCTACAGGTATACACCCCAACAAATTCACCTACCCGTGCATTTTGAGGACTTGCACTTGCACTGGGCAAATTGAACTTGGAGAGCAGATTCATTCATTAAGCATAAAAAATGGATTCGAATCTGATATGTATGTTAGTGGTGTCTTGATAGATATGTATTCTAAATACAGATGTCTTGATAAAGCTCGAAAAATTCTGGAAATGCTTGAAAAAAGAGATGTGGTTTCTTGGACCTCAATGATTGCTGGATATGTGCAGCATGACTTTTGTGAAGAGGCTCTTGCAACATTCAAAGAAATGCAGGACTGTGGAGTTTGGCCAGATAACATAGGACTGGCTAGTGCTGCAAGTGCTTGTGCTGGGATCAAAGCAATGCGCCAGGGCCTGCAGATTCATGCTCGGGTTTATGTCTCTGGTTATGCAGCTGATATTTCAATTTGGAACACGTTGGTAAACCTGTATGCAAGATGTGGAAGAAGTGAAGAAGCTTTCTCTTTGTTTCGGGAAATTGATCACAAGGATGAGATCACATGGAATGGATTGATATCAGGTTTTGGACAAAGTCGTCTTTATGAACAAGCTCTCATGGTATTCATGAAGATGAGTCAAGCAGGTGCCAAGTACAATGTGTTCACATTTATTTCCGCTATTAGCGCTTTAGCTAACCTTGCAgatataaaacaaggaaaacaagTACATGGTAGAGCTGTTAAGACAGGGCACACCTCTGAAACTGAAGTTGCCAATGCTTTGATTTCACTATATGGAAAGTGTGGCAGTATTGAAGATGCCAAGATGATCTTTTCTGAAATGTCACTGAGGAATGAGGTTTCATGGAATACTATCATAACAAGTTGTTCACAGCATGGACGTGGACTAGAAGCtttggatttatttgatcagatgaagcAAGAAGGTCTGAAACCAAATGATGTCACCTTCATAGGTGTTTTAGCTGCTTGCAGTCATGTGGGTTTGGTTGAGGAAGGCCTTAGTTACTTCAAATCCATGTCTAATGTGTATGGACTTAATCCAATACCTGACCATTATGCCTGTGTTGTGGATATTCTTGGACGAGCAGGCCAACTTGACCGTGCAAGGAGATTTGTTGATGAAATGCCTATCACTGCTAATGCAATGATTTGGCGAACACTTCTCAGTGCGTGTAAAGTACACAAGAACATCGAAATTGGGGAGCTTGCAGCCAAACATCTCCTGGAGTTAGAGCCCCATGATTCAGCATCATATGTCCTCCTATCAAATGCATATGCTGTTACTGGGAAGTGGGCCAACAGGGATCAGGTCAGAAAGATGATGAAAGACAGAGGAATTAGAAAAGAACCAGGTCGAAGCTGGATTGAAGTAAAGAATGCAGTCCATGCATTCTTTGTTGGTGATCGGTTGCACCCCTTGTCCGATCAGATATACAAGTTTTTGTCTGAGCTAAATGATAGGTTATCCAAAATAGGATACAAGCAAGAGAACCCTAATTTGTTTCATGAAAAAGAGCAAGAGCAGAAAGACCCTACTGCTTTTGTCCATAGTGAGAAGTTAGCTGTTGCTTTTGGGTTAATGACTTTGCCTCCTTGTATTCCTCTTCGAGTGATTAAGAACCTTCGTGTATGTGATGACTGCCACAGTTGGATGAAATTTACCTCTGAAGTCACAAGAAGAGAAATTGTATTACGAGATGTGTACAGATTTCACCATTTTAACAGTGGCAGCTGTTCATGTGGAGATTACTGGTGA
- the LOC103646503 gene encoding pentatricopeptide repeat-containing protein At4g13650 isoform X3 produces the protein MTCREVAASLHRSLAKFIVPDNPEKILSLVAAKASHHRALGSADLTCALQACRGRGNRWPLVLEIHATSVVRGLGADRLIGNLLIDLYAKNGLVWQARQVFKELSSRDHVSWVAMLSGYAQRGLGKEAFRLYSQMHWTAVIPTPYVLSSVLSACTKGKLFAQGRMIHAQVYKQAFCSETFVGNALIALYLGFGSFKLAERVFCDMLFCDRVTFNTLISGHAQCGHACASVGDLQKGKQLHSYLLKAGMSFDYITEGSLLDLYVKCGDIETAHDIFNLGDRTNVVLWNLMLVAYGQISDLAKSFEIFGQMQATGIHPNKFTYPCILRTCTCTGQIELGEQIHSLSIKNGFESDMYVSGVLIDMYSKYRCLDKARKILEMLEKRDVVSWTSMIAGYVQHDFCEEALATFKEMQDCGVWPDNIGLASAASACAGIKAMRQGLQIHARVYVSGYAADISIWNTLVNLYARCGRSEEAFSLFREIDHKDEITWNGLISGFGQSRLYEQALMVFMKMSQAGAKYNVFTFISAISALANLADIKQGKQVHGRAVKTGHTSETEVANALISLYGKCGSIEDAKMIFSEMSLRNEVSWNTIITSCSQHGRGLEALDLFDQMKQEGLKPNDVTFIGVLAACSHVGLVEEGLSYFKSMSNVYGLNPIPDHYACVVDILGRAGQLDRARRFVDEMPITANAMIWRTLLSACKVHKNIEIGELAAKHLLELEPHDSASYVLLSNAYAVTGKWANRDQVRKMMKDRGIRKEPGRSWIEVKNAVHAFFVGDRLHPLSDQIYKFLSELNDRLSKIGYKQENPNLFHEKEQEQKDPTAFVHSEKLAVAFGLMTLPPCIPLRVIKNLRVCDDCHSWMKFTSEVTRREIVLRDVYRFHHFNSGSCSCGDYW, from the exons ATGACATGCCGGGAAGTGGCAGCCTCGCTGCACCGATCGCTTGCCAAGTTTATCGTGCCtgacaacccagagaaaatcctgTCGCTTGTCGCTGCCAAGGCAAGCCATCATAGAGCTCTTGGCTCTGCGGACCTCACATGTGCCCTGCAGGCATGCAGGGGGCGAGGCAACCGATGGCCGCTTGTGCTGGAGATCCACGCGACATCAGTCGTGCGTGGGCTTGGGGCTGACCGCCTTATAGGCAACTTGCTGATCGATCTGTATGCAAAGAATGGGCTCGTGTGGCAGGCACGGCAGGTATTCAAGGAGCTTTCTTCCAGGGACCATGTCTCATGGGTTGCCATGCTGTCAGGGTATGCACAGCGTGGTCTTGGAAAGGAAGCTTTCAGGCTTTACAGCCAGATGCATTGGACTGCTGTTATTCCTACGCCATATGTTCTGTCTAGTGTGCTGAGTGCTTGCACTAAAGGAAAACTTTTTGCTCAAGGTCGGATGATCCATGCCCAAGTTTACAAGCAAGCATTCTGTTCGGAGACCTTTGTGGGCAATGCACTTATTGCACTTTACTTAGGATTTGGATCCTTTAAGCTAGCAGAAAGGGTATTTTGTGACATGCTGTTCTGTGATCGAGTGACATTCAATACATTGATCTCAGGACATGCTCAATGTGGACATG CCTGTGCTTCTGTGGGAGATCTTCAAAAGGGGAAGCAACTCCATTCATATTTACTAAAAGCAGGTATGTCTTTTGATTACATAACTGAAGGCTCACTACTCGATCTGTATGTGAAATGTGGTGACATTGAAACAGCACATGATATCTTCAATCTGGGTGATAGGACAAACGTGGTACTGTGGAATTTAATGCTTGTGGCATATGGGCAGATTAGTGATCTAGCAAAATCTTTTGAAATCTTTGGTCAGATGCAAGCTACAGGTATACACCCCAACAAATTCACCTACCCGTGCATTTTGAGGACTTGCACTTGCACTGGGCAAATTGAACTTGGAGAGCAGATTCATTCATTAAGCATAAAAAATGGATTCGAATCTGATATGTATGTTAGTGGTGTCTTGATAGATATGTATTCTAAATACAGATGTCTTGATAAAGCTCGAAAAATTCTGGAAATGCTTGAAAAAAGAGATGTGGTTTCTTGGACCTCAATGATTGCTGGATATGTGCAGCATGACTTTTGTGAAGAGGCTCTTGCAACATTCAAAGAAATGCAGGACTGTGGAGTTTGGCCAGATAACATAGGACTGGCTAGTGCTGCAAGTGCTTGTGCTGGGATCAAAGCAATGCGCCAGGGCCTGCAGATTCATGCTCGGGTTTATGTCTCTGGTTATGCAGCTGATATTTCAATTTGGAACACGTTGGTAAACCTGTATGCAAGATGTGGAAGAAGTGAAGAAGCTTTCTCTTTGTTTCGGGAAATTGATCACAAGGATGAGATCACATGGAATGGATTGATATCAGGTTTTGGACAAAGTCGTCTTTATGAACAAGCTCTCATGGTATTCATGAAGATGAGTCAAGCAGGTGCCAAGTACAATGTGTTCACATTTATTTCCGCTATTAGCGCTTTAGCTAACCTTGCAgatataaaacaaggaaaacaagTACATGGTAGAGCTGTTAAGACAGGGCACACCTCTGAAACTGAAGTTGCCAATGCTTTGATTTCACTATATGGAAAGTGTGGCAGTATTGAAGATGCCAAGATGATCTTTTCTGAAATGTCACTGAGGAATGAGGTTTCATGGAATACTATCATAACAAGTTGTTCACAGCATGGACGTGGACTAGAAGCtttggatttatttgatcagatgaagcAAGAAGGTCTGAAACCAAATGATGTCACCTTCATAGGTGTTTTAGCTGCTTGCAGTCATGTGGGTTTGGTTGAGGAAGGCCTTAGTTACTTCAAATCCATGTCTAATGTGTATGGACTTAATCCAATACCTGACCATTATGCCTGTGTTGTGGATATTCTTGGACGAGCAGGCCAACTTGACCGTGCAAGGAGATTTGTTGATGAAATGCCTATCACTGCTAATGCAATGATTTGGCGAACACTTCTCAGTGCGTGTAAAGTACACAAGAACATCGAAATTGGGGAGCTTGCAGCCAAACATCTCCTGGAGTTAGAGCCCCATGATTCAGCATCATATGTCCTCCTATCAAATGCATATGCTGTTACTGGGAAGTGGGCCAACAGGGATCAGGTCAGAAAGATGATGAAAGACAGAGGAATTAGAAAAGAACCAGGTCGAAGCTGGATTGAAGTAAAGAATGCAGTCCATGCATTCTTTGTTGGTGATCGGTTGCACCCCTTGTCCGATCAGATATACAAGTTTTTGTCTGAGCTAAATGATAGGTTATCCAAAATAGGATACAAGCAAGAGAACCCTAATTTGTTTCATGAAAAAGAGCAAGAGCAGAAAGACCCTACTGCTTTTGTCCATAGTGAGAAGTTAGCTGTTGCTTTTGGGTTAATGACTTTGCCTCCTTGTATTCCTCTTCGAGTGATTAAGAACCTTCGTGTATGTGATGACTGCCACAGTTGGATGAAATTTACCTCTGAAGTCACAAGAAGAGAAATTGTATTACGAGATGTGTACAGATTTCACCATTTTAACAGTGGCAGCTGTTCATGTGGAGATTACTGGTGA